A window from Streptomyces sp. NBC_00271 encodes these proteins:
- a CDS encoding L-threonylcarbamoyladenylate synthase, producing MARRYDCATVSGRADVLREATLAVRRGELVVLPTDTVYGIGADAFNGEAVDRLLRAKGRGRAMPSPVLVASADALHDLIVDFPEQGWALVEAFWPGGLTLVARHQPSLDWDLGETHGTVAVRMPSHPVAFELLAETGPMAVSSANLTGKPSPQDCDAAQGMLGDSVAVYLDGGPTAAAVASTIVDLTGPVPVLKRAGAISAERLRTVAPDLQDGA from the coding sequence ATGGCTCGTCGCTATGACTGCGCCACGGTATCCGGGCGAGCCGACGTGCTGCGTGAGGCAACCTTGGCGGTGCGCCGGGGTGAGTTGGTGGTGTTGCCCACGGACACCGTGTACGGCATCGGTGCCGACGCATTCAACGGCGAGGCGGTGGATCGGCTGCTGCGGGCCAAGGGCCGGGGCCGCGCCATGCCCTCACCGGTGCTGGTCGCCTCCGCCGACGCGCTGCACGACCTGATCGTCGACTTCCCCGAACAGGGCTGGGCTCTGGTGGAGGCATTCTGGCCCGGCGGTCTGACCCTGGTCGCGCGTCACCAGCCCTCACTGGACTGGGATCTCGGGGAGACCCACGGGACGGTCGCGGTTCGGATGCCCTCCCATCCGGTGGCGTTTGAACTGCTGGCCGAGACCGGGCCAATGGCCGTCTCAAGCGCCAATCTGACCGGCAAGCCGTCCCCGCAGGACTGCGATGCCGCCCAGGGCATGCTCGGCGACTCGGTCGCCGTCTACCTGGACGGCGGTCCCACTGCGGCCGCCGTAGCCTCCACGATTGTGGATCTCACCGGCCCGGTCCCTGTCCTGAAGCGCGCGGGCGCGATCAGCGCCGAACGGCTGCGCACGGTGGCGCCCGACCTACAGGACGGCGCGTGA
- a CDS encoding carbonic anhydrase: MSDAPALTPSEAFELLLAGNQRFVAGEPQHPNQDAARRAETAPGQRPFAVLFGCSDSRLAAEIIFDRGLGDLFVVRTAGHVAGPEVLGSIEYGVTVLDCPLVVILGHDSCGAVAATRAALTDGVGASGYVRDLIERVTPSILAARAAGLTADDDIIAEHIRHTVDLLLDRSRILADQVNSGRTAVVGLSYRLADGSARLVTTRGLEAEAATSGSSA; the protein is encoded by the coding sequence ATGAGTGACGCCCCGGCCCTGACCCCGTCCGAAGCCTTCGAGCTGCTGCTGGCCGGCAACCAGCGGTTCGTCGCAGGCGAACCGCAGCACCCGAACCAGGATGCCGCCCGCCGCGCCGAGACCGCACCCGGCCAGCGCCCCTTCGCGGTGCTCTTCGGCTGTTCCGACTCACGCCTGGCCGCCGAGATCATCTTCGACCGGGGTCTGGGTGACTTGTTCGTGGTCCGCACTGCGGGCCACGTGGCCGGTCCGGAGGTACTCGGCAGCATCGAGTACGGAGTGACCGTGCTGGACTGCCCGCTGGTAGTGATCCTGGGCCACGACTCGTGCGGAGCAGTCGCTGCGACCCGCGCCGCCCTGACCGACGGTGTCGGTGCCAGCGGCTACGTACGCGACCTCATTGAGCGCGTGACGCCGAGCATCCTCGCCGCACGCGCCGCCGGTCTCACCGCGGACGACGACATCATCGCCGAGCACATACGGCACACCGTCGACCTTCTCCTGGATCGCTCCCGAATCCTCGCCGACCAGGTCAACAGCGGACGGACCGCCGTAGTGGGCCTGTCCTACCGGCTGGCCGACGGCAGCGCCCGCCTGGTCACGACCCGCGGGCTGGAGGCGGAAGCGGCCACCTCCGGCTCCAGCGCCTGA